Within the Burkholderia mayonis genome, the region CCGATGGCGCATGGGCGTGGCCGCCGATGTTGTTCGACAATCCGGTCGACAAAATCGCGTCGTTCCTGAAGACGATGGCCGAGACGGGCGCGGTGCCCGAATTCGAGTGCTTCGACACCGGCATCGTTCGCTGCATCGACATGTACGCGCGCGCCGGATTGTTCGCGGGACGATCGAACTACAACTTCGTGATGGGCGTCGAGTCGGGAATGCCCGCCGATCCCGAGCTGCTGCCGATCCTGATCCGGCTGCTGCGGCCGGACTCGACGTGGCAAGTCACCGCGATCGGCCGCGCGAACATCTGGGCGCTGCATCGGCGCACGGCCGAGCTCGGCGGGCAATTGCGGACCGGTCTCGAAGACACGTTCTATCTGCCGGACGGCGCGCGCGCGACGTCGAACGCGCAGCTCGTCGATGCGATCGCGACGGTCGCGCGCGAAGCCGGGCGGCAGATCGCGTCGCCGCAAGAAGCGCGGCGGATGCTCGGCGCGCGCGCCGAGGCGGCATCGCATGCGTGATCGGATGAAAGCGCGATCGGATGGATGCTCGATTGCAGTGGCCGCGCCGGCCGCTTGTGCGGTCGGCGTACCGCGGACACTGCGGAGGTTGTAGCGAAGCGCCGGCGAGCGCGAGACTTGCATCCGCCGTAACGCAAGCCGATGCATTCGCGCTTGGTCTGCGCCTGGAAACGCGACGCGCGTGCGTGCATCACACACTGCGCGTCGAACGTGAAAGGTGAGGATTTTCGGGAGGCCAACGACGCCGTCCCGAACCGACGAAAACCGGCGCACGTCGGCGCTGTTCGAATGCACCGGGCCGCCACATCACAACGAACCGAGGCCGCGGCCGCCGCACGCGCCCGGCGCTCGCCAGGAGACGACATTGACCTCGATCGCCCCGGACAACCTGCCGCTCGAACGCCTTCAGCATTGGGAACGCGCGCGCGCCGACGACATCTGGCTCGTCCAGCCGACGGGCGGCGGCGAAGCCCGCCGCTTCACGTGGCGCGAGGCGGTCGACGAAGCCCGCCGCATCGCCGCGTATCTGCGCGCGCTCGACCTGCCGCGCGGCTCGAACATCGCGATCCTGTCGAAGAACTGCGCGCATTGGATCCTCGCCGATTTCGCGATCTGGCTGAGCGGCCACGTGTCGGTGCCGCTCTATCCGACGCTCGGCGCCGAATC harbors:
- a CDS encoding 3-keto-5-aminohexanoate cleavage protein, with translation MSNPVVITCALNGIFTDPKQFNVPVTPEQMAREAKGAYDAGASCMHVHFRRQEADKGHLPSWDPQLAAEIAQAIREACPGVIFNQSTGIVGPNVDGPLACIRSIRPEIAACNAGSLNYLKVKADGAWAWPPMLFDNPVDKIASFLKTMAETGAVPEFECFDTGIVRCIDMYARAGLFAGRSNYNFVMGVESGMPADPELLPILIRLLRPDSTWQVTAIGRANIWALHRRTAELGGQLRTGLEDTFYLPDGARATSNAQLVDAIATVAREAGRQIASPQEARRMLGARAEAASHA